One region of Clostridiales bacterium genomic DNA includes:
- a CDS encoding tRNA 2-thiocytidine biosynthesis protein TtcA encodes MSRQLEPYQLIERSIQKKFHKVLWTPFITAIKQYELIAPGDRIAVCISGGKDSMLMAKLLQLLQRHSDVPFEVIDLVMDPGYNAVNRQKIESNAALLHIPVTIFETNIFDVTSGIEQSPCYLCARMRRGYLYSKARELGCNKIALGHHFSDVVETTVMGMFYGSQLQAMPPKLRSRNFPGMELIRPMYCIHEDDIIAWQRYNGLEFIQCACRFTERAAAHGSDGSSSKRQEVKLLLRELRRTNPDIEKSIFHSIHSVCLDTMVGYKSGGVEHTFADCYRERGEMAEMEKEDAE; translated from the coding sequence ATGAGCAGACAACTCGAACCCTATCAGCTGATCGAGCGCAGCATCCAGAAAAAATTCCACAAGGTGCTCTGGACGCCGTTCATCACCGCCATCAAGCAGTACGAACTCATCGCCCCCGGCGACCGGATCGCGGTGTGCATCTCCGGCGGCAAAGACTCCATGCTCATGGCCAAGCTTCTGCAGCTGCTGCAGCGGCACAGCGACGTGCCGTTCGAGGTCATTGATCTCGTCATGGACCCCGGCTACAACGCCGTCAACCGGCAGAAGATCGAGAGCAACGCGGCGCTGCTGCACATCCCGGTCACGATCTTTGAGACAAACATTTTCGATGTCACGAGCGGCATCGAGCAGTCGCCGTGCTACCTCTGCGCGCGCATGCGCCGCGGCTATCTCTACAGCAAGGCGCGCGAGCTCGGCTGCAACAAGATCGCCCTTGGCCACCACTTCAGCGACGTGGTCGAGACGACCGTCATGGGCATGTTCTACGGCTCGCAGCTGCAGGCCATGCCGCCGAAGCTGCGCAGCCGCAATTTCCCGGGCATGGAGCTCATCCGCCCCATGTACTGCATCCACGAGGACGACATCATCGCCTGGCAGCGCTATAACGGTCTGGAGTTCATCCAGTGCGCCTGCCGCTTTACCGAGCGCGCGGCTGCGCACGGCAGCGACGGCAGCAGCTCCAAGCGGCAGGAGGTCAAGCTGCTGCTGCGCGAGCTGCGGCGCACGAATCCCGACATTGAAAAGAGCATTTTCCACAGCATTCACTCCGTCTGCCTTGACACCATGGTCGGCTACAAATCCGGCGGTGTGGAGCACACGTTTGCCGACTGCTACCGCGAGCGCGGCGAGATGGCCGAGATGGAAAAGGAGGACGCGGAATGA
- a CDS encoding EFR1 family ferrodoxin (N-terminal region resembles flavodoxins. C-terminal ferrodoxin region binds two 4Fe-4S clusters.): MIVYYTGTGNSRYVAQRFAAALGDDLITANEYIKNDTPADLHSDRPWVFVSPTYGWQIPHIFADFLRRGRFTGSRKAYFVMTCGSEIGNAGSRIAALCADIGLDYQGVLQVVMPENYVAMFYVPGAEESAQIIAAAQPSIDGGIACVQRGEPFPAPRVGLLDRFKTGPVNTIFYRWFVKSGPFTVSDACIGCGKCALSCPVNGIDIVERRPHWNGACTHCMACICGCPVSAIEYGHKSQGKPRYQCPEYK, translated from the coding sequence ATGATCGTCTATTACACCGGCACCGGCAACAGCCGCTATGTTGCCCAGCGCTTCGCCGCCGCCCTCGGCGATGATCTCATCACCGCGAATGAATACATCAAAAACGACACGCCCGCCGACCTGCATTCTGACCGGCCGTGGGTGTTCGTCTCACCGACGTACGGCTGGCAGATCCCGCACATTTTTGCGGACTTTCTCCGCCGCGGCCGTTTTACCGGCAGCCGGAAGGCGTATTTTGTCATGACCTGCGGCAGCGAGATCGGCAACGCCGGCAGCCGCATCGCGGCGCTGTGCGCGGATATCGGGCTCGATTACCAGGGCGTGCTGCAGGTCGTCATGCCGGAAAATTACGTCGCCATGTTTTACGTGCCCGGCGCGGAGGAGTCGGCGCAGATCATCGCGGCGGCGCAGCCGTCCATCGACGGGGGCATCGCCTGCGTGCAGCGCGGCGAGCCGTTCCCGGCGCCGAGGGTCGGCCTGCTCGACCGGTTCAAGACCGGGCCGGTGAACACGATCTTTTATCGGTGGTTTGTCAAGTCCGGGCCGTTCACGGTCTCGGATGCGTGCATCGGCTGCGGCAAGTGCGCGCTGAGCTGCCCGGTCAACGGCATCGACATCGTTGAGCGCCGCCCGCACTGGAATGGCGCGTGCACGCACTGCATGGCCTGCATCTGCGGCTGCCCGGTGTCCGCCATCGAGTACGGGCATAAGAGTCAGGGCAAGCCCCGCTACCAGTGCCCGGAATATAAATAA
- a CDS encoding carbon-nitrogen hydrolase family protein produces the protein MKLAMAQMSMTGSMDENLKRSLAFCDAAAGSDLLFFPEVQLTPFFPQYAGRNVDAYVVPAGSPTVRAFADKARAHGFYLSPNMYLEQDGRRYDASLWLTPEGNCAGVAKMVHIMQAAQFYERDYYTPSEEGFLVFGTPWGRVGIVICFDRHLPESIRTCALKGADLVIIPTANTKTEPMELFEWEIRVQAMQNQIFVAMCNRVGREDGMDFAGESLIVHPSGDVIYKADDREQLIVQELDLAEARLWREQKRPYLRQRRPECYL, from the coding sequence ATGAAGCTTGCCATGGCGCAGATGTCCATGACCGGGAGCATGGACGAAAACCTGAAAAGATCCCTCGCCTTCTGCGACGCCGCCGCGGGCAGCGACCTGCTGTTTTTCCCCGAGGTGCAGCTCACGCCATTCTTCCCGCAGTATGCGGGCCGGAACGTGGACGCCTATGTCGTCCCGGCGGGCAGCCCGACGGTGCGGGCCTTCGCGGACAAGGCGCGCGCGCATGGGTTCTACCTCTCGCCGAATATGTACCTCGAGCAGGACGGCCGGCGCTATGACGCCTCCCTCTGGCTGACGCCGGAGGGGAACTGCGCGGGCGTGGCCAAGATGGTGCACATCATGCAGGCGGCGCAGTTTTACGAGCGCGACTACTACACGCCGTCCGAGGAGGGCTTTCTCGTGTTCGGCACGCCGTGGGGCCGCGTCGGCATCGTGATCTGCTTTGACCGGCACCTGCCGGAGAGCATCCGCACGTGCGCGCTCAAGGGGGCGGATCTCGTCATCATCCCGACGGCGAACACGAAGACCGAGCCCATGGAGCTCTTCGAGTGGGAGATCCGCGTGCAGGCGATGCAGAACCAGATCTTCGTCGCCATGTGCAACCGCGTGGGGCGCGAGGACGGGATGGACTTCGCCGGCGAGTCGCTCATCGTGCACCCGAGCGGCGACGTGATCTATAAGGCCGACGACCGCGAGCAGCTCATCGTGCAGGAGCTCGACCTCGCCGAGGCGCGGCTCTGGCGCGAGCAAAAGCGCCCGTACCTCAGGCAGCGGCGGCCGGAGTGCTATCTGTAA
- a CDS encoding carbon-nitrogen hydrolase family protein produces the protein MKDLKPTCRIAVVQAAPVLFDKTACTDKAVRLIAECAQHGAELIVFPELFIPGYPYGMTFGFTVGARNEDGRKDWQLYCGNSIVVPGPETERLAAAAKAAGAYVSIGVSERDGVTGTLYNSNLIFCPDGTLAPVHRKLKPTGAERVVWGDADRGYFPVVDTPWGPMGSLICWESYMPLARTALYEKGVTLYISPNTNDNPEWQATVQHIALEGRCYFINCDMVFHRADYPTGLHCPDEIARLNDIPCRGGSCIVDPYGHYVVQPVWDSEDILYADLDMQRVPASRMELDVCGHYARPDVLRLTVQDA, from the coding sequence ATGAAAGATCTCAAACCGACGTGCCGCATCGCCGTGGTGCAGGCGGCGCCGGTGCTGTTTGACAAGACCGCGTGCACGGACAAGGCCGTGCGCCTGATCGCGGAGTGCGCGCAGCATGGCGCAGAGCTCATCGTGTTCCCGGAGCTGTTCATCCCCGGCTACCCGTACGGCATGACGTTCGGCTTCACGGTCGGCGCGCGCAATGAAGACGGCCGCAAGGACTGGCAGCTGTACTGCGGCAACTCCATTGTCGTACCCGGGCCGGAGACGGAGCGCCTCGCCGCGGCGGCAAAGGCCGCGGGCGCGTATGTGAGCATCGGCGTGTCGGAGCGCGACGGCGTGACGGGCACGCTCTATAACTCCAATCTCATCTTCTGCCCGGACGGCACGCTCGCCCCCGTGCACCGCAAGCTCAAGCCCACCGGGGCAGAGCGCGTGGTCTGGGGCGACGCCGACCGCGGGTATTTCCCGGTCGTGGACACGCCGTGGGGCCCGATGGGCAGCCTCATCTGCTGGGAGAGCTATATGCCGCTGGCGCGCACGGCGCTGTATGAAAAGGGCGTGACGCTCTACATCTCGCCGAACACGAACGACAACCCCGAGTGGCAGGCCACCGTGCAGCACATCGCGCTCGAGGGCCGGTGCTATTTCATCAACTGCGACATGGTCTTTCACCGCGCGGACTACCCCACCGGGCTGCACTGCCCGGATGAGATCGCGCGCCTGAACGACATTCCCTGCCGCGGCGGCAGCTGCATCGTCGACCCCTACGGGCACTATGTCGTGCAGCCGGTGTGGGACAGCGAGGACATTCTCTACGCCGATCTCGATATGCAGCGCGTGCCCGCGAGCCGCATGGAGCTCGACGTGTGCGGCCACTACGCGCGGCCGGACGTGCTGCGCCTGACCGTGCAGGACGCATAA
- a CDS encoding cysteine hydrolase encodes MPKQALIMIDMQRGFLDSASPLCIPAAEETVPACAALIGRCHEAGVPVIYAVRHYRADGTDVEKPRAAAWASGGKPLSEDCAAHLSDAFPDAFTVLPQDYVLVKPRFSAFFHTGLDLILRRLGVQTVLLAGTTTPNCIRTTCYDAISLDYDAVVLSDCTSSVTDAVQAGNLADMQRVGAVVCASTELTLA; translated from the coding sequence ATGCCCAAACAGGCACTCATCATGATCGACATGCAACGGGGCTTTCTCGACAGCGCGTCCCCGCTGTGCATCCCGGCGGCGGAGGAGACCGTGCCCGCGTGCGCGGCGCTCATCGGCCGCTGCCACGAAGCGGGCGTTCCCGTCATCTACGCCGTGCGCCACTACCGGGCCGACGGCACGGACGTGGAAAAGCCGCGCGCGGCCGCGTGGGCTTCCGGCGGCAAGCCGCTCTCGGAGGACTGCGCCGCGCACCTGTCGGATGCGTTTCCGGACGCATTCACCGTCCTGCCGCAGGACTATGTGCTCGTAAAGCCCCGGTTCTCAGCGTTTTTCCACACAGGGCTCGACCTCATCTTGCGCCGGCTCGGCGTGCAGACCGTCCTGCTCGCGGGCACAACCACGCCCAACTGCATCCGCACAACGTGCTATGACGCCATCTCGCTCGACTATGACGCCGTCGTGCTCTCGGACTGCACATCGTCCGTCACCGATGCCGTGCAGGCAGGCAACCTCGCCGATATGCAGCGCGTGGGCGCCGTCGTCTGTGCAAGCACGGAGCTGACGCTCGCATAA
- a CDS encoding alpha/beta hydrolase, whose protein sequence is MNSTLTLTREWDKTFPQNAAVDHCKVTFHNRFGIELAADLYKPKNAAGKRAAVAVSGPFGAVKEQSSGLYAQELAARGFLAVAFDPSYTGESGGTPRYVASPDINTEDFSAAVDFLSVRDDVDPERIGILGICGWGGMALNAAAIDTRIKATVTSTMYDMTRVTANGYFDADDNPDARYALRQALNAQRTADYKAGTYQRAGGVVDPVPDDAPFFVKDYHDYYKTPRGYHPRSLNSTDGWNVTSPLPLLNAKLLAYADEIRSAVLVIHGDKAHSCYFSRDAFARLQGGNKELLLIPGAVHTDLYDRMDIIPFDRIEAFYRQYLK, encoded by the coding sequence ATGAACAGCACCCTGACCCTCACCCGGGAATGGGACAAGACGTTCCCGCAAAACGCCGCCGTTGACCACTGCAAGGTCACGTTTCACAACCGCTTCGGCATCGAGCTCGCGGCCGATCTTTACAAGCCGAAAAACGCCGCCGGAAAGCGCGCCGCCGTGGCCGTGAGCGGCCCGTTCGGCGCGGTGAAGGAGCAGAGCTCCGGCCTGTACGCGCAGGAGCTCGCCGCGCGCGGATTTCTGGCCGTCGCCTTTGACCCGTCGTACACCGGCGAGAGCGGCGGCACGCCGCGCTATGTCGCCTCGCCCGACATCAACACCGAGGACTTTTCCGCCGCGGTCGACTTCCTGTCCGTGCGCGATGATGTCGACCCGGAGCGCATCGGCATCCTCGGCATCTGCGGCTGGGGCGGCATGGCGCTCAACGCCGCCGCCATCGACACGCGCATCAAGGCCACCGTCACGTCCACGATGTACGACATGACCCGTGTGACCGCCAACGGCTACTTTGACGCCGACGACAATCCGGACGCCCGTTATGCCCTGCGTCAGGCACTCAATGCGCAGCGCACCGCCGACTACAAGGCCGGCACGTATCAGCGCGCGGGCGGCGTGGTCGACCCCGTGCCGGACGACGCGCCGTTTTTCGTCAAGGACTACCACGACTACTACAAGACCCCGCGCGGCTACCACCCGCGCTCGCTCAACTCCACCGACGGCTGGAACGTCACGTCCCCGCTGCCGCTGCTCAACGCGAAGCTGCTCGCCTACGCCGATGAGATCCGCAGCGCCGTGCTCGTCATCCACGGCGACAAGGCGCACTCGTGCTACTTCAGCCGCGACGCCTTTGCCCGGCTGCAGGGCGGCAACAAGGAGCTGCTGCTCATCCCCGGCGCTGTGCACACCGATCTCTACGACCGAATGGACATCATCCCGTTCGACCGCATCGAAGCATTTTACCGTCAGTATCTGAAATAA
- a CDS encoding MerR family transcriptional regulator, which produces MYTIGQVSEQFDLPVSTLRYYDKEGLFPALTRTSGIRRFGEQELEALRVIECLKRSGLEIKEIKQFMEWCAQGSETYPQRHALFVQQAERVEAEIARLQKSLDMIRFKCWYYEQAMRDGSEDRVHAMLPDHLPPDIQPIYDHAHET; this is translated from the coding sequence ATGTATACGATCGGACAGGTGTCGGAGCAGTTTGATCTGCCGGTCTCCACGCTGCGGTATTATGATAAGGAGGGGCTGTTCCCGGCGCTCACGCGCACGTCGGGCATCCGCCGCTTCGGCGAGCAGGAGCTCGAGGCGCTGCGCGTGATCGAGTGCCTCAAGCGCTCGGGGCTGGAAATTAAGGAGATCAAGCAGTTTATGGAATGGTGTGCGCAGGGGAGCGAGACGTACCCGCAGCGGCACGCGCTCTTTGTGCAGCAGGCCGAGCGGGTGGAGGCGGAGATCGCGCGCCTGCAAAAATCGCTCGACATGATCCGCTTCAAATGCTGGTACTATGAGCAGGCCATGCGCGACGGCAGTGAGGACCGCGTGCACGCCATGCTGCCGGATCATCTGCCGCCGGATATCCAGCCAATTTATGACCACGCGCACGAAACGTAA
- the cytX gene encoding putative hydroxymethylpyrimidine transporter CytX, whose protein sequence is MSVKKTSSFQNSLIWFGAAVSIAEILTGTYFAPLGFTKGLLAILVGHVIGCAMFFFAGLIGGRTGRSAMGTVELSFGRIGCLFFAALNVLQLVGWTAIMIYDGALATNTVLGIGKWVWCLVIGGLIVVWIAVGIKNLSWINKIAMAALFILSIVLCVVVFRGGTPVTAPDDSLSFGAAVELAVAMPLSWLPLISDYTREAEKPFAATLSSTLTYGVVSCWMYVIGMGAAIFTGEGDIALIMVKAGLGVAALLILILSTVTTTFLDAYSAGISAESLSKKINGKYAALIVTVIGTVCAICFPMDDITNFLYLIGSVFAPMIAIQITDFFLLRRGGVSGRLDVCNAVVWVLGFVLYRVLMTVDIPVGNTLPDMAGTMLLCLIAHKIVPDKTRAA, encoded by the coding sequence CTGAGCGTGAAAAAGACTTCCAGCTTCCAGAACAGCCTCATCTGGTTTGGCGCGGCCGTGTCCATCGCGGAGATCCTCACGGGCACGTACTTTGCGCCCCTCGGCTTCACGAAGGGCCTGCTCGCCATCCTCGTCGGCCATGTCATCGGCTGCGCGATGTTCTTCTTCGCGGGCCTCATCGGCGGCCGCACCGGCCGCAGCGCCATGGGCACGGTCGAGCTGAGCTTCGGCCGCATCGGCTGCCTGTTTTTCGCCGCGCTCAACGTGCTGCAGCTCGTCGGCTGGACGGCCATCATGATCTATGACGGCGCACTGGCCACGAACACCGTGCTCGGCATCGGCAAGTGGGTGTGGTGTCTCGTCATCGGCGGGCTCATCGTGGTGTGGATCGCCGTCGGCATCAAGAACCTCAGCTGGATCAACAAGATCGCCATGGCGGCGCTGTTCATCCTCTCGATCGTGTTGTGCGTGGTGGTGTTCCGCGGCGGCACGCCCGTCACCGCGCCGGACGATAGCCTGAGCTTCGGCGCAGCGGTCGAGCTGGCCGTGGCCATGCCGCTGTCGTGGCTGCCGCTCATCTCCGACTACACGCGCGAGGCCGAAAAGCCCTTCGCCGCCACGCTCTCGAGCACGCTCACCTACGGCGTCGTGAGCTGCTGGATGTACGTCATCGGCATGGGCGCCGCCATCTTCACCGGCGAGGGCGACATTGCGCTCATCATGGTCAAGGCCGGCCTCGGCGTGGCCGCGCTGCTCATCCTCATCCTCTCGACCGTCACGACGACGTTCCTCGATGCATACAGCGCCGGCATCTCCGCCGAGTCCCTGTCGAAGAAGATCAACGGCAAGTACGCCGCGCTCATCGTGACCGTCATCGGCACGGTCTGCGCCATCTGCTTCCCGATGGACGACATCACGAACTTCCTGTACCTGATTGGCTCGGTGTTCGCGCCGATGATCGCCATCCAGATCACGGACTTCTTCCTGCTCCGACGCGGCGGCGTGAGCGGCAGGCTCGATGTGTGCAACGCCGTCGTCTGGGTGCTGGGCTTCGTGCTCTACCGCGTGCTCATGACCGTGGACATCCCGGTCGGCAACACCCTGCCCGACATGGCCGGCACGATGCTCCTGTGCCTGATCGCGCACAAGATCGTCCCGGATAAGACCAGGGCTGCCTGA
- a CDS encoding GNAT family N-acetyltransferase, whose protein sequence is MMPIERMRPEDFDAVFRLLARSFPAGERRDKAGQRALLADSAYQIDILRAPSGGVQALMASWDFGGFAFFEHFAVDPACRNGGIGGQMLDALLARFDKPACLEAELPETELAARRIGFYERHGFTVNADYPYFQPALTPGGSPIPLHLLTTGGARTPAELRAIETLVHTRVYGQTPAAMV, encoded by the coding sequence ATGATGCCCATCGAGCGTATGCGCCCGGAGGACTTTGACGCGGTTTTCCGTTTGCTGGCCCGGAGCTTCCCGGCCGGGGAGCGGCGGGATAAGGCGGGGCAGCGCGCGCTGCTTGCGGACAGCGCCTATCAGATCGACATTCTGCGCGCGCCGTCCGGCGGCGTGCAGGCGCTGATGGCGTCGTGGGACTTTGGCGGCTTTGCCTTTTTCGAGCACTTTGCCGTAGATCCCGCCTGCCGCAATGGCGGCATCGGCGGGCAGATGCTCGACGCGCTGCTCGCGCGCTTTGATAAGCCCGCCTGCCTGGAGGCGGAGCTGCCAGAGACGGAGCTGGCCGCGCGGCGCATCGGGTTTTACGAGCGGCACGGCTTTACGGTCAACGCGGATTACCCTTACTTCCAGCCGGCGCTCACGCCGGGCGGCAGCCCAATCCCGCTGCACCTGCTCACGACCGGCGGCGCGCGCACGCCCGCCGAGCTGCGCGCGATCGAGACGCTCGTGCACACGCGCGTATATGGGCAAACGCCCGCAGCGATGGTATAA
- a CDS encoding carboxymuconolactone decarboxylase family protein, translated as MMVKQTAGRDALHDFAPKFAELNDDVLFGEVWSREGQLPLKLRSIVTITALISKGITDSSLTYHLTTAKQNGVTKAEMAELLTHLAFYAGWPNAWAAFRQAKEVYADGSADANGGLFGLGEPNTAYAQYFTGESFLNPLTDPTKTVFLANVTFSPACRNNWHIHHAKSGGGQLLLCTDGLGWYQEAGKPAQALHPGDVVTIPAGVKHWHGAQKDCWFSHIAVECPGEETSNEWCEPVTDAEYAALDADCAQNP; from the coding sequence ATCATGGTCAAACAGACTGCGGGCAGAGACGCCCTGCATGATTTTGCACCCAAATTTGCCGAGCTCAATGACGACGTGCTCTTCGGCGAGGTCTGGTCGCGCGAGGGACAGCTGCCGCTCAAGCTGCGCTCGATCGTCACGATCACGGCGCTCATCAGCAAGGGCATCACGGACAGCTCCCTCACCTACCACCTCACGACCGCGAAGCAAAACGGCGTGACGAAGGCCGAAATGGCCGAGCTCCTCACGCACCTCGCCTTCTACGCCGGCTGGCCGAACGCCTGGGCCGCCTTCCGGCAGGCGAAGGAGGTCTACGCCGACGGCAGCGCGGACGCAAACGGCGGTCTCTTCGGCCTCGGCGAGCCGAACACGGCCTACGCGCAGTACTTCACCGGCGAGAGCTTCCTTAACCCGCTGACCGACCCGACGAAGACCGTTTTCCTCGCAAACGTCACCTTCTCCCCCGCCTGCCGCAACAACTGGCACATCCACCACGCGAAGTCCGGCGGCGGCCAGCTGCTGCTGTGCACGGACGGTCTGGGCTGGTATCAGGAGGCGGGAAAGCCCGCACAGGCCCTGCACCCCGGCGACGTCGTGACCATCCCGGCCGGGGTCAAGCACTGGCACGGCGCGCAGAAGGACTGCTGGTTCAGCCACATCGCCGTCGAGTGCCCCGGCGAGGAGACGAGCAACGAATGGTGCGAGCCCGTCACGGACGCGGAATACGCCGCACTCGACGCCGACTGTGCACAAAACCCGTGA
- a CDS encoding cobalt transporter — protein MYWYTIGQTLTQQEHAPAPEQPAVVLLTSEELSHQPALPGLERTLHHTPPARDARVCKAEVRSDCLAGTLVLPRQGKDGKPLACGYLVTGTRVVLVDDESALQGLLRRIAREKRWTDGSVGRFLYDFFEQLIARDLHQLEKIEDRIEALEDQVLAHELDDFSAPMTALRKETMAWFRYYSQLDDVACELHENENGFFTDSEQLLFRMFEDRVIRLREESQLLRESCAQLQSLFQAEIDTRQNRIMQILTIVTTIFLPLTLLVGWYGMNFVGMPELTWKYGYPVVIIVSIVTVGISLWVCKKKKFW, from the coding sequence TTGTATTGGTATACCATCGGGCAGACGCTCACGCAGCAGGAGCACGCGCCCGCGCCGGAGCAGCCCGCCGTCGTGCTGCTGACATCCGAAGAGCTGTCGCACCAGCCGGCGCTGCCCGGTCTGGAGCGGACGCTGCACCACACACCGCCGGCGCGCGACGCACGCGTGTGCAAGGCCGAGGTGCGCTCGGACTGTCTGGCAGGCACGCTCGTGCTGCCGCGCCAGGGCAAGGACGGCAAGCCGCTCGCCTGCGGCTATCTCGTCACGGGCACGCGCGTCGTGCTCGTGGACGACGAGAGCGCGCTGCAGGGGCTGCTGCGCCGCATCGCCCGGGAAAAGCGCTGGACCGACGGCAGCGTCGGCCGGTTTCTCTACGACTTTTTTGAGCAGCTCATCGCCCGCGACCTGCACCAGCTCGAAAAGATCGAGGACCGCATCGAGGCGCTCGAGGATCAGGTGCTGGCGCACGAGCTGGACGATTTCTCCGCGCCGATGACCGCGCTGCGCAAGGAGACCATGGCGTGGTTTCGCTATTACTCCCAGCTCGACGACGTGGCGTGCGAGCTGCACGAGAACGAAAACGGCTTTTTCACCGACAGCGAGCAGCTGCTGTTTCGCATGTTCGAGGACCGGGTCATCCGCCTGCGCGAGGAGTCGCAGCTGCTGCGCGAATCGTGCGCACAGCTGCAGAGCCTGTTTCAGGCCGAGATCGACACGCGGCAAAACCGCATCATGCAGATCCTGACGATCGTGACGACGATCTTCCTGCCGCTGACGCTGCTCGTCGGGTGGTACGGCATGAACTTTGTCGGCATGCCGGAGCTGACGTGGAAGTACGGCTACCCCGTCGTCATCATCGTGAGCATCGTGACCGTGGGCATCAGCCTGTGGGTGTGCAAGAAGAAAAAGTTCTGGTGA